The window AACTGGAACCGGATGACAACACTATTTACGTCTTCGACAAGGGATACAACGATTATAAAGCCTTCAAGCTGTTTTGTGAAAAGGGAGCCGGATTCGTTACCCGCATCAAGGAGAACGCCGTTTACAAGGTGGAGCAAGAACTTTACATCGATGAATGCATCCACAGCGGCGTGCTGGAAGACACTATCATCGAGGTGACCGTGAAGGAAGATGATGGCGGGAGCAAGCTGAAGTTGCGCAAGGTGGTGTTCTACGACAGGGTGTTGAAAAGGAAGTTCGAGTTCCTCACCAACCTGTTCGAGATGCGGCCCGACATGATAGCGGCCTTGTATAAAATAAGATGGCAAATAGAGCTGTTATTCAAGCAGTTAAAATCAAACTTCCCCCTGAAGTACTTCCTCGGGGATAACGAGAACGCGATAAAAATACAGGTATATTGCGCTTTGATCGTGAACCTCTTGCTCACGGTTATACAGAAGCGGTTGAAACGGCCTTGGGCATTCTCCAACCTGGTGTCATTTTGCAGGATACACCTGTTTAATTACCTGCACTTGATAAAATTTTTAGAAAACCCGGAACGAGATTGGCAACGAGATGACCAGGATTTAGAGATGCTTACCCTTTTCAGGGGGGCTTACTTTTGAAAATAGAAAAATTATAAAAAGAAACGACTGATAATAAGCCGGTTAAAAGTAACGAAGAATCAAAATCGGTTTTTATCGGACGGCAATGAATACAATCGGGTAATAACCCTCCAACGGACGGTTCAGCCACTCCTGCACATCGGAGCGCAAGTAGTCAATCATGCGCGAAATGCTGGCTTTGCTGTAATGCTCACCGTAAATCTCACCGAAGATCTCGCCGACCTGCCCCTGGGTCAAACCCCTGCAATAAAGGCTGCCGGCCAAACGTTCGCACTCCAGTTCCTGGTCACGCAACAATGCAAGAATCTTTGGATGGAAGTTGCCGTAACGGTCACGTGGAATCCTGAATTCCAGAACACGGCCATGCCCGAAACTGCGACCCTGACGGTAACCATTCCCTTTGTTACCTTTTGACTGGTCTAAAAACTCGCGACGCTCTGCCAGCATCATACTCTCAAGCATGATTTCCATTAAATCGTGTAACCCGTTTTCGCGCTCTGAATGTTTGGCCATTACGGAAGAAAGCTGTTCCTTTGATAGTAACATAGTCTTTGAATTTTATTGTTTGTTATGGTTATTTGCAAAACTAATAAAGTTTTTAGACTATGTTCTTTTTTTACAGGTACAGACACACTTTTTGGAACAGTATCGGTTTT of the Petrimonas mucosa genome contains:
- a CDS encoding IS4 family transposase produces the protein MNKSTYFFGQSVFGQLISMVDTRIIARNSKRYKADHYVKRFTAKDHLISMLFCVFAKCSSLREVAGAMLGLSGKTRHFQLGHIPYRSTLSDANKRRSVDFFSGVYHDLLREYQHVISDTRFKDVLNKQVEIFDSTVISLFQDILKCVGRTPSNGKRKGGIKVHTVINVDEPVPKMIWFSSAATNDHLLLRKLEPDDNTIYVFDKGYNDYKAFKLFCEKGAGFVTRIKENAVYKVEQELYIDECIHSGVLEDTIIEVTVKEDDGGSKLKLRKVVFYDRVLKRKFEFLTNLFEMRPDMIAALYKIRWQIELLFKQLKSNFPLKYFLGDNENAIKIQVYCALIVNLLLTVIQKRLKRPWAFSNLVSFCRIHLFNYLHLIKFLENPERDWQRDDQDLEMLTLFRGAYF